Part of the Acidobacteriota bacterium genome is shown below.
TTTATTGATCGCGTCTATTCACGAAGTTGGCTTGGGTTGTGGAATACCATCCAACTCAAGCTCATCAGCTATCAGTTGCGTCACAGCGGCATCCTTGCTGCCTGATTCAACTCAATACTCAGGTTAACTAATAAGCCGTCAGTCTAGCACCCTGACTTTTTGAGCGTCAATTTTCCTGCTTGTACCCAATTAGCCGAAAGTACGCAATCAAACGATGCGGTCTTGGCATAAGAACGGGCAACCATACGAAAAGGAATAAATTATTTCCAAATGCGTCGCTCAATGCGTTTCGCCATAAACCAACGACTCCGCCTAATCCGCATCTATTCGCCCAATCCGGGAGCAAAGTTTAGCTTTCACGAGTGGGCATTTAATTTTATGTGCGACAACTGAATGGCTCCTGTACAGCCTTTTGCCTTGTTCGCGTACAGGTTTTCAAGGGGCAACTTCAAGCAATTTTTCAGGCATCATTTTTTCAGATGCGTGGCATCGATTTTGCACAATCAAAGAATTATCAGAAGGAGGAATTATGAAAAAAATATACAGTTTGTTAGCAATTTTGGTGATGGTGTTTTCTCTGGCGACGATAACTCAAGCACACGATTATCGCGCAGGGCAAAGCCATTATCAGGGAAGAAGTCGCAGCGCGCTGGCGCGGCATCAACTTGCCGAACGACGGGCGTTGCAAAGACACCAGCTACTCGAACGTCAGCGAGCGCGTTACACACGCACCAATAGGGGTTGGTTGATGCGTCATCAACGCGAAGAATGGCGCAGGCTGATGGCACATCAAGCGGCTGAACGTCGAAACTTAATCGGTTGGCATCGCTGATTAAAAATCAGTTCAAGCAAAAAAAATCAGCCCAACTTTGGAAATTAAAGTCGGGCTGATTTTTTTTAGGAACAGACAAATCATTAAACAACAAAGCCCAAATCACGCACAGCAAAAGCCGGTAGCGTCGGGAAGAGCGAATCGAGTTGCGCGTCGGTTGCGCCAAACCATTTCGCCAGCGTCGCGCCATATTGCGCAAGCGACAATCCTGGCAACATCACGCCGCGATTATCGGCATAATCATCATTCGTCGAATTGAAATTCGCGAAGTTGGTCATCAACGGAAATGTGCCATAAATTCTTCCGCCATTGACCGCGCCACCGACAATCAGATGATGATTACCCCAACCGTGGTCTGAACCGGAACCGCTCGGTTGCAAGGTGCGACCGAAATCCGACATCGTGAAAGTCGTCACTTGATTTGCCACACCCATCTGCGCCGTCGCATCGTAAAATGCCGCCATCGCCTGGCTCACCTGTCTCAATAAATCCCATTGTTGATAGCCTTGCCCGCTGTGCGTATCAAATCCACCAAGCGAACAGAAAAACACCTGGCGACCGACGCCGAGTTGCGCGCGCAAGCCAATGACCCGCGCCACTTCTTTGAGTTGATTGCCAAGCGAAGTCGAAGGAAATACTGTCGTGAATGGCGGATTGCCCGCCGCAGCTTTCAACAAAGGATTAAGCGCCAAGGCATCGACCATCGATTTATTCGCTGCATCGATTATCAGATTGCCGCTCGATTGCGAAACGATCTGTTGTTGTGCCGCCGCGCGCGCTTGCGCTGCCGTCGCGGGCCACAACGACATGGCATTCTGGTCGAGGTAATTGCCCGGTTGCAGAGCCGCCGCCTGATTGACATTGCCAACGCAAAACAGCGCGGGACTATTCATTGAAATCGACACCGGAAAACTCGTCCCGGCATTTCTTGCCTGCATCGCATCGACGGTGCGCCCGCCCCAACCGGTGCTGCCGGATGAACTGGGCACAGCGGTTTGCATTTGCGCGACCTGGTCTGAATGCGAACGCAATTGCACAGGCAATTGAGTAGCCGCTTGATAATCGGCATAGGAAGTGGGTCTGACGAGATTGCCGACATTGGCGACCACCGCGCAACGGCTTTGTTGAAACAGGCTTTGTATTTCGGGCATTCCATAATGAAAGCCGAATGCGCCGAGCGTCGAATCATTCACGCTCAGCAATTGATTGATTGGTAAAGCCAGTGACCCGCGCGCCGTGGTATAGGCGCTGTATTGCGGCGAAGCCAGTGGCACAATCAAGTTATGCCCATCATTGCCGCCAAACATAAACACGCAGACCAAGGCTTTGTAATCGGGGGCTTGCGCAGCTTCAACAAAATTAAAACGTCCGAGCGCCGCCACCATGCCGAAGCTCGCGCCGAGTTGCAGAAAATTGCGACGGGAAATCGTGTGTTGTTTATTCATATCAATCCTCCTTCCTTTATCGTTGCACCAGGTATTCGCCGGATGTTGCCGTAAGATAAATCGCGGTCAACACCTTTTGATTGTTGTCATACATAGCCGGCATGGCATTCATCAGCGCGGTGCGGGTTTGCGGCGTCATTCTGCCGTAAAGCAAAGCGTTATCTACGGCATTAATCAGCGCAGTCGAATTGCCCGCGACGCTCACAAACGGTTGCAATGCAGGATTGATGGGCCAGGGGTTATAGAACAATGAATAAAACCAGTTGGCGCGATTGACCGCATCGGTCGCCGAATAGATTTGAAATTCGGGACCGAACATCGTGGTTTTCGGAATGCGAAACATCGGCGAGTAATGCCCGAAAACCGACGGCGCATCGAGCAGGCTTTCGCCCATCGTGCCAAATAAATAGGCATATTGCGACGGGTCGCCGGGTGAAAGTCCAAGTGCGCGCATCAATGCAATGGTGTGTTGTACGGGAGTGCGCAGTCTGCCGAAAGTATTCGGCGGCGAATCGTTGCGCGCTTCCGCGTCAAGCAAAATAGCGCGGATGACCGCTTTCATATCGCCGCGAACGCCTGCGCCATTGTTATTGAACACCGCTGCGACACGCGAAATGTAAGCGGGCGTGGGATTGCTCGTCACCAGTGCGCGAATCAGTCGCGTGCAGATGAATGGCGCAAGATTCGGATGATTGAAAATAATATCGATTGCGCCATCGAGGTCTTGCGCGGCGGTTTGATTGGCGGGAAGCGTCTGACCAAGAATGACTTTTTGTGTGAGGTCGTGATACGACTGCACGGGTTGCATCGCTCCCGGATAATAATTGCCTCTAAGCGAAGTGGGCAGCGTGCCCGTCGCATCGCCATACGTCCATCCGGTAAACGCGAGCGCCAGTTGGCGAACATCATTTTGCGTGTAAGTGGGAATCGGTTGCCCTTGCGCATCGAGTTGTGGCGAGCCGTTTTGATTTAACTGATAAAGCCCTATCGAAAACAGTTGCAGAATTTCCCGCGCATAATTTTCATTGGCGCCGCTTCGCGCAGTCGGTTTGGCGCTGTTGACCATATCGAGGAATTTGCCCATTGATGCATCAACGGTGATTTCTCTAAGCAAGGTTCGATAGTTGCCAAATGCGTTGCGGCTGAGAATTTGTAACCAGGGCACGATTTCATTGCCGTTGGTATTTTTGTTCATGGAAATGACGATGACTTCGCTGAGCGCGTGAATGACGCGCTGGCGCAACTGGTCTTGCCCGTTTGCGGCATTGAGGAAAAAGCTCACTACGGCGTCCGAGCGGGTTGCGGTGGCAAGCGGCGGCCAGGCGGATTCCGGCATATTGAATTGTTCATCGAGAAACGCTTGCATCCCGATTTGCTGCGCGTGAGTCATCGATTGCGCGGTTGGCCCAAAGGTCGCCTGTTCGAGAAACCTGCCGTAAGTAATCGAAGTCGGATTTTGAAAGGTGATGTTGGCAAAGCCTTGCGTGAGTGAGTCAACCGCGCTGACGGCGCTCACAGCAACACTGACTGACGGTACAGCCGTGGGCGCGGTGTACAATCCACTTTGGGTGATTGTGCCGACCGTTGCGTTGCCGCCGGTTACGCCATTCACTTTCCAGGTGACGGTTTGACTCGCGCTGCCGGTGACGGTCGCTTGAAACTGTTGGGTTGCGCCGAGTGTGAGATTTGCCGATGAAGGCGAAATACTGACAGCGAGGCTCGATACCACATTGACTGTGAGTGTGGTTGAAACGGCTTCGGGTCCGGGGTTGGCAACGCTAATAAATGCGCCGCCGAGTTGTGTGGCGTTGCCTGTGGCGCGCAGTTGCGTCGATGAGATAAAGGTTGTCGTAAGCGCCTGGGTATTCCACAACACCTGTGCGCCGCTCACGAAACGGCTGCCATTAACGGTTAAGGTAAACGCCCCCGGCGACAGGGTGGTGGGGCTGACCGAAGTGATTCGGGGAATTTGATTGCGCACCGTGATGGTGCAGGTCGCAAAGGCTGTCAAAGCGACAACACTGGTGGCGCGCACCGTAACCGTCCAACCGCTTGGCGGCGTCGCAGGCGCGGTGTAGAGTCCCCTTGAATTCACAAAACCGACAGTTGCATTGCCGCCTTGAATGCCGTTGACACTCCATTTAACCGCTTTGTTGGAGGTGCCGCTTACAGTCGCGCTCAACTGGCGGGTTCCGCCTACGGGAACGCTGGCGCTGGTCGGGCTGACAGTTACGGTGACTGCAAATGCCGGAGCGGTTGCTGAACTGATAGCGAAAATAATGAACAGCACACCTAAGCGCAAAAATACTTTTTGAAGCACTTGGATTCTCCTCAGAAATAATTTCAGGTTAATAAAAGTGAGGCGTCAGTCTAAGGGTATCGGCAAAATTAGAGTGACGATGTGTGTATTTTCATCTTGCTGGGGGCAAGAACGCGCATCGCGGTTTGCAATAAAGACATTGCCAGTGAGTTACTTTTTTTTACAAAAGCTAACCGGGTTCGCCAGATATTCGATTAGCGATTATTTATTTTTTCTCAGCCGTTTCATTAATCAACGGTTTCGTATTACTCATCTTGGTGATGCGTCCTGCAAATTGATTTTGAAAACCACAACTCGCATTGACTTTCAAGTTGGTGAGGTGGCAATCCCTATGCCAGAGGTTTAAACGCCGGATGACTTTACACCATCGCGCTTCGATTGCTCAACATTGATTCGATGATAAAGATTGTTTAAGCCATTAAATTTTTATGACTTTGATGGCGCTTCGCAAAAGTGAATTGCCGATTGATGCAAGCGCCAGTTTTATCTTGGGATTGAGCGAATGAATTTCATAAACCCTATCTGCCTCATTCGTTCAATCCATCCGCTCCCAAGGCGATTTTTCTATGTGCAAGAGCAACCTTGCCCTTCTGAAAAAAGCTTAACGGTTAAATATTCGGCTTAGGTTCAGGTGATGCGGGCAAATTTTATTTGCATTTTCTCAAGCCGTTCGCCTCGCTTGGAGCGGTTGACGAAAAGGCTTTGTTGTTTTTTTGATTTATGGTTTACAATGCGGGTCACAGTTGGGGCACAACAGGCAAAACAACAGTCTCAACTTGTCTGCACCAGGCTAATGGTTTCGCCAGGCAGAAAGCAGGAAATCTAAATCTATGGCGAAGATTATTGCGATCACGAACCAAAAAGGCGGGGTAGGAAAAACCACCACGACGATTAATCTGGGCGCCAGCCTTGCAGTTGCCGATATGCGGGTACTGATTATTGATTCCGACCCGCAAGGCAACAGTTCAAGCGGACTTGGACTGCGCGGCACCTTTCGCAAAAGCCTCTACCACTCGCTGCTGCTTGATGAACCGTTGCAAAATTTATTCTTAAATACCGAGCTTCCCAACCTCAGAGTGGTGCCTGCGGAAAAAATTCTGGCTGCCGCCGAAGTCGAACTCGTTGATGTCGAAGAACGCGAGTTCCGCCTGAGAAAATTGCTTGCCGCTGTTGAACAGCACTTTGATTACATTTTGATTGATTGCCCGCCAAGTTTGGGAATGTTGACCTTGAATGCGCTGGCGGCGGCGCAATCGGTGTTGATTCCCATTCAATGTGAATATTTCGCGCTCGAAGGGGTATCGGAACTCTGGGACACGCTGGTTAAAATTCGCCGTTCGTTAAATCCCGGACTGACGATTGAAGGCTTTTTGCTCACCATGTTTGATGAGCGCACCAATCTCTCGAATCAGGTGGTATCGGATTTAAGGGATTTTTTAGGTTCGCAGGTTTTTGCAACGGTTATTCCGCGCAATGTGCGACTCGCGGAAGCGCCAAGTCACGGCAAGCCGGTCATTCTTTACGACATTC
Proteins encoded:
- a CDS encoding DUF1501 domain-containing protein, translated to MNKQHTISRRNFLQLGASFGMVAALGRFNFVEAAQAPDYKALVCVFMFGGNDGHNLIVPLASPQYSAYTTARGSLALPINQLLSVNDSTLGAFGFHYGMPEIQSLFQQSRCAVVANVGNLVRPTSYADYQAATQLPVQLRSHSDQVAQMQTAVPSSSGSTGWGGRTVDAMQARNAGTSFPVSISMNSPALFCVGNVNQAAALQPGNYLDQNAMSLWPATAAQARAAAQQQIVSQSSGNLIIDAANKSMVDALALNPLLKAAAGNPPFTTVFPSTSLGNQLKEVARVIGLRAQLGVGRQVFFCSLGGFDTHSGQGYQQWDLLRQVSQAMAAFYDATAQMGVANQVTTFTMSDFGRTLQPSGSGSDHGWGNHHLIVGGAVNGGRIYGTFPLMTNFANFNSTNDDYADNRGVMLPGLSLAQYGATLAKWFGATDAQLDSLFPTLPAFAVRDLGFVV
- a CDS encoding DUF1800 family protein; its protein translation is MLQKVFLRLGVLFIIFAISSATAPAFAVTVTVSPTSASVPVGGTRQLSATVSGTSNKAVKWSVNGIQGGNATVGFVNSRGLYTAPATPPSGWTVTVRATSVVALTAFATCTITVRNQIPRITSVSPTTLSPGAFTLTVNGSRFVSGAQVLWNTQALTTTFISSTQLRATGNATQLGGAFISVANPGPEAVSTTLTVNVVSSLAVSISPSSANLTLGATQQFQATVTGSASQTVTWKVNGVTGGNATVGTITQSGLYTAPTAVPSVSVAVSAVSAVDSLTQGFANITFQNPTSITYGRFLEQATFGPTAQSMTHAQQIGMQAFLDEQFNMPESAWPPLATATRSDAVVSFFLNAANGQDQLRQRVIHALSEVIVISMNKNTNGNEIVPWLQILSRNAFGNYRTLLREITVDASMGKFLDMVNSAKPTARSGANENYAREILQLFSIGLYQLNQNGSPQLDAQGQPIPTYTQNDVRQLALAFTGWTYGDATGTLPTSLRGNYYPGAMQPVQSYHDLTQKVILGQTLPANQTAAQDLDGAIDIIFNHPNLAPFICTRLIRALVTSNPTPAYISRVAAVFNNNGAGVRGDMKAVIRAILLDAEARNDSPPNTFGRLRTPVQHTIALMRALGLSPGDPSQYAYLFGTMGESLLDAPSVFGHYSPMFRIPKTTMFGPEFQIYSATDAVNRANWFYSLFYNPWPINPALQPFVSVAGNSTALINAVDNALLYGRMTPQTRTALMNAMPAMYDNNQKVLTAIYLTATSGEYLVQR
- a CDS encoding ParA family protein; this translates as MAKIIAITNQKGGVGKTTTTINLGASLAVADMRVLIIDSDPQGNSSSGLGLRGTFRKSLYHSLLLDEPLQNLFLNTELPNLRVVPAEKILAAAEVELVDVEEREFRLRKLLAAVEQHFDYILIDCPPSLGMLTLNALAAAQSVLIPIQCEYFALEGVSELWDTLVKIRRSLNPGLTIEGFLLTMFDERTNLSNQVVSDLRDFLGSQVFATVIPRNVRLAEAPSHGKPVILYDIRSKGAESYLKLAKEVINKEVMNNNVKESTGQGA